One bacterium genomic window, ATGGAGAACGGCCTCTATGAAGTCAGGCTGAGGCCTGACGAGCGCGGCGCGCCGACAGGATCGCCGTACTACAACGTGCGGATCAACACGAATACGATACCGGAGGCCGTAGCCCTGCCCATAGAGGTGGTGCGCGATGGAGGCGATGGAAGCTTCGTATGGATCGTCGAGAGCGACGCGGCGCGCATCAGGCGCATCGACAAGGTCTTCTCGGACGGCGTCCACACCCTGGTCAAGAACAACCTGAACCCCGGCGATCTCCTCGTGGTCGTGGGCTTCAATCGCCTCGACGAGGGGGCGCGCGTGGATATCCAGAAAAGGTCCGGATGTTTCTCGTTGGGAGAGGGCGATGATTGAATACTTCGTAAAGCGGCCCGTCACCACTGTGGTGCTGGTGCTGTTCTTCGTGATCCTGGGCGCAGTATCCTACGGCGATCTCAACGTGGAGCTCACGCCGAAGATCGAATTCCCGATCGTCACCATAACGGTGGCGTATCCCGGCGCAACTCCCCTCGAGATCGAGACACAGGTCATAAACGACATCGAGGAAGCGGTGGCGGAGCTGTCGGAGATAAAGAACATAAAGAGCTTCGCTTACGAAAACCTGGGGCGCCTCATAGTGGAGTTCAACCTGGGGACCGACGCCGACGTCAAGGCCATGGAGGCCAAGGATAAGGTCGAGGCCATATTGAACGATCTGCCGAAAAACATAGAAAAACCCCTCATCGAGAAGTTCGATCCGCTGGCGGTCCCCGTCATGGACCTGATCCTGATGAGCGACACCGTGGATTCCAGGGAACTCTACGACTACGCCGATAAGACGCTGAAGCTCAAACTTTCCGCGGCAAAGGGCGTTGCCACGGTGAACATATACGGCGGCAAGGAGCGGCAGATCAACGTCATCATCGACCCCGTGTTGGCGAGGGCGCGATTCATAGGCATCAACGACGTGATCGACGCCATAGCCATGAGGAACCTGAATCTGCCGGGAGGCGTCATCGAGAAGACGGAAGACGCCATGACCGTGAGGTTCGTCGGCGAATTCGCGACCCTCGACGAGATGCGCAACATGGAACTCGTATCGTTCGAAGACCGCGTTCTCAAGCTGGGCGACATCGCCAGGATCGAAGACGGCCACAAGGATGTGAAGAGCATAGCGCGCTACAACCGCAAGGATGCGGTCGGCCTCTCGATAATAAAGTCGAACGACGGCAACACGGTCGAGATAGCGCAGGAGGTTGAGGAGATGCTGCCCGGGCTCAGGAAGGCCCTGCCCGAGGGCATGGACCTCGTGATCGCCACCGACAACGCGTCGTACATAGTGAGGGAGAACGACGACGCCCTGCTCAACATCGTGGAAGGCATCCTGCTGACTGTGATAATATTGTACCTCTTCACCGGCAACGGAAGGACCACCATCGTGGCCGCGCTGGTCATCCCCGCATCCGTCATATCCTCATTCTTCCTCATGGTTCACTCCGACTTCACGATAAACATGCTTACCCTCAGCGCCATGTCCATGGCGCTGGGCACGCTCATCGCAAATGCGATCGTCGTCATAGAGAGCATCCTGGAGCATCTCGACAAGGGCAAGGAACCGCAGGAGGCGGCCATCGACGGCACGAAGGAGGTGGCTGACGCCGTCATCGCGTCGGTCGGCACGAACCTCGTGGTGTTCACCCCTATCGCCTTCATCGGCGGCATTGCCGGCCCATTCCTCAAACAATTCGGCATGACGGTGATCTACGCGACGATATTCTCCCTGATCGCGTCTTTCTCTCTTACCCCCATGCTCTGCGGAAAAATCCTGAAGGGCAAGGAACCCGGTTTTGGCAACAAGCCGGCGGATAAGAGGAGGCTTGTCGCAATCGCGCACCGATTCATGGATTATCTGCTGTTGCGCTACCGGGTCATATACGACGCGGTATTTAGACACCCGGTCCTGACGGTGGCGGCGACAGCGCTGCTCCTCATCGGATCCCTGACCCTGATCCCCTTTCTCGGCTCGGAATTCATGCCCCAGTCCGACCAGGACAAGATAAACGTCAGGATCAACACGCCGCAGGGCTCCACCATCGAACGGACGCTCGATGTGGCCCGAAAGGTGGAGGATCTCTTCGGGTCTCTCCCCGAGGTCGTAGGGATACTCACAAATATCGGTGAGGACGGCGAGGAGAACGCGACGATAACCGTCGATCTGCTCCCCTCCGGCAAGCGCGACCGCAGCGACATGGACATCATAAACGAAACCCTGCCGGCCATATCGAAGATCGCCGGGGCGGACATAGATCTGGAGCGTGCCGGAATCATCGCGAGGGGCAACGAGGGCGACGTCACCCTGGACCTCCACGGCGCGGATTACGACCGGATGATCGAGCTCTCCTCCCTGGCGATCAAGAAGATGTCCGAGAGCGGCTATTTCCGTTCCATCAAGTCCAGCTACAAGCCCCCCAAGAAGGAGATCCGTTTTATCCCCGACGAAGAGACGATGATGACACAGGGTATCCGTTACGCCGATCTGGCGCGTGCGATGCGCGCCTCCATCTTCGGCGACGACAGCAACGTCTTCAAGGAGAAGGGGGAGGAGTACGAGATCAACGTCGAACTGGA contains:
- a CDS encoding efflux RND transporter permease subunit — protein: MIEYFVKRPVTTVVLVLFFVILGAVSYGDLNVELTPKIEFPIVTITVAYPGATPLEIETQVINDIEEAVAELSEIKNIKSFAYENLGRLIVEFNLGTDADVKAMEAKDKVEAILNDLPKNIEKPLIEKFDPLAVPVMDLILMSDTVDSRELYDYADKTLKLKLSAAKGVATVNIYGGKERQINVIIDPVLARARFIGINDVIDAIAMRNLNLPGGVIEKTEDAMTVRFVGEFATLDEMRNMELVSFEDRVLKLGDIARIEDGHKDVKSIARYNRKDAVGLSIIKSNDGNTVEIAQEVEEMLPGLRKALPEGMDLVIATDNASYIVRENDDALLNIVEGILLTVIILYLFTGNGRTTIVAALVIPASVISSFFLMVHSDFTINMLTLSAMSMALGTLIANAIVVIESILEHLDKGKEPQEAAIDGTKEVADAVIASVGTNLVVFTPIAFIGGIAGPFLKQFGMTVIYATIFSLIASFSLTPMLCGKILKGKEPGFGNKPADKRRLVAIAHRFMDYLLLRYRVIYDAVFRHPVLTVAATALLLIGSLTLIPFLGSEFMPQSDQDKINVRINTPQGSTIERTLDVARKVEDLFGSLPEVVGILTNIGEDGEENATITVDLLPSGKRDRSDMDIINETLPAISKIAGADIDLERAGIIARGNEGDVTLDLHGADYDRMIELSSLAIKKMSESGYFRSIKSSYKPPKKEIRFIPDEETMMTQGIRYADLARAMRASIFGDDSNVFKEKGEEYEINVELDEYYKKTFDDISQINIITRKGLLPITSLGKVAVEKSQPAIWHRDKERIIQVAGYLSKGTAGEVSVILDKLFAEIPFSEGEGYRWVGDSEYQEESNQELGKAFILAVILTFMVLAGLMNSGLHPITIGSSMVTSFIGVFVLMFLTRMSMNMTSMLAMVMLVGLVVNNSILLIEAVLKEEKQHLSIKDALWMGTEEKFRAILMTSLAIIFGVVPMLTSTAEHKVAMAVVLTGGMLASIVFTFILTPVIFWYMENLKKRISRRL